From Candidatus Sericytochromatia bacterium, a single genomic window includes:
- a CDS encoding vWA domain-containing protein — protein MATSRLLPLVALVASALLSGCTGSLATTVPLGARDVNAKDPGNLVGLDSGALISNKATVGRAGPAMSEAAAAPAMMAPSARASAAPMAAPAPMAPGATVSADMTMAPAKVPSQTAGSELRAGAVDDNAKFSDYLKFLKEFDWESADMKPRKRDVSQRKLVKVLDADGKPVHNADVTVIRPGSDWDGGSSNLSVLYAMRTHTDGRALFMPQPEDPIPKDGLYSLHVKAGENGAIATGTFKLAESDYTIKLPAPVQRVATGVPLDLAIVLDATSSMSGEIRRFQDTIVSIAERIRELPQKPKVRFSLVAYRDQQEAYVTKTTPFTEEIGSFQRALNDVVAAGGGDKPEDMEAALDASLNKLEWNRQAVRLAVLVADAAPHTDYKDAVPYTTSIVRAAQEGIKFFPIGASGLESEGEYAMRQIAQGTLGQYLFVTRGGDEASGGGGTASANVDKFREGRLDLILVDLVKAELAKLAE, from the coding sequence ATGGCCACCTCTCGCTTGCTTCCCCTCGTTGCCCTGGTCGCATCCGCCTTGCTGAGCGGCTGTACCGGTTCGCTGGCCACCACCGTGCCCCTGGGCGCCCGAGACGTCAACGCGAAGGACCCGGGCAACCTGGTTGGCCTGGATTCCGGCGCCCTGATTTCGAACAAGGCGACGGTGGGCCGCGCCGGGCCAGCCATGTCAGAAGCCGCTGCCGCGCCCGCGATGATGGCGCCCTCGGCCCGCGCCTCCGCCGCACCGATGGCCGCACCGGCGCCGATGGCGCCCGGGGCGACCGTGAGCGCGGATATGACGATGGCGCCTGCCAAGGTCCCCTCGCAGACGGCCGGCAGCGAGTTGCGGGCCGGGGCGGTGGATGACAACGCCAAGTTCAGCGACTACCTCAAGTTCCTCAAGGAATTTGACTGGGAGTCGGCGGATATGAAGCCGCGCAAGCGGGACGTGAGCCAGCGCAAGCTCGTGAAGGTGCTGGATGCCGATGGCAAACCGGTTCACAACGCCGACGTGACGGTGATCCGCCCGGGCAGCGACTGGGACGGTGGCTCCAGCAACCTGTCCGTGCTGTACGCCATGCGCACCCACACCGACGGCCGGGCGCTGTTCATGCCGCAGCCGGAGGACCCCATCCCCAAAGATGGGCTTTACAGCCTTCACGTGAAGGCCGGGGAGAACGGCGCGATCGCGACGGGCACCTTCAAGCTGGCGGAGAGCGACTACACGATCAAGCTGCCGGCGCCCGTGCAGCGGGTGGCCACCGGTGTGCCGCTCGATCTGGCGATCGTGCTGGATGCGACCTCTTCGATGTCGGGGGAAATTCGGCGCTTCCAGGATACGATCGTCTCGATCGCGGAGCGCATCCGGGAACTGCCGCAAAAGCCCAAGGTGCGCTTCTCGCTGGTGGCTTATCGTGACCAGCAGGAGGCCTACGTCACCAAGACGACGCCGTTCACCGAGGAAATCGGCAGCTTCCAGCGCGCCCTGAACGACGTGGTGGCCGCAGGCGGCGGGGACAAGCCGGAGGACATGGAAGCGGCCCTGGATGCCAGCCTGAACAAGCTGGAATGGAACCGCCAGGCCGTTCGCCTGGCCGTGCTGGTGGCAGACGCGGCGCCCCATACCGACTACAAGGACGCGGTGCCTTACACCACCTCGATCGTGCGGGCGGCTCAGGAAGGCATCAAGTTCTTCCCGATCGGGGCTTCGGGGCTCGAATCCGAAGGCGAGTATGCGATGCGCCAGATCGCCCAGGGCACGCTCGGTCAGTACTTGTTTGTGACGCGCGGCGGAGATGAGGCTTCGGGCGGCGGCGGCACGGCGTCGGCCAACGTCGACAAGTTCCGCGAGGGACGGCTCGACCTGATTCTGGTTGACCTCGTCAAGGCCGAGCTGGCCAAGCTGGCGGAATAA
- a CDS encoding pentapeptide repeat-containing protein, with protein sequence MAIIQNLFKQAAAKSGRSAAKAGTQVAKEATEGVARQAADNLALGTRPRALTVNRAGVFPREITPKQIAAEVRKREATKFNWPQYSERELGPYKPSGLRGATMPGAKLPGADLAEFDLTGAKLPKAVLDGADVNSARLNGADLRGASLKGTNAQEARFRKADLTGTDFSGANLKHADFEGSQVGAAIGIEKANLMGAQMPGAKLPGRNLTKKELDFINLNDADLRRADLRGSTAWEAELRKANMTGAKLDDVNLDAADLRGANLTDASMRHTKMNAKTRLDGAIINDGSQSYVLHDREALRRHKPLLTPFEPGWQEGAPGSL encoded by the coding sequence ATGGCCATCATCCAGAACCTCTTCAAGCAAGCGGCCGCCAAGTCCGGCCGCTCGGCCGCCAAGGCCGGAACCCAGGTGGCGAAGGAAGCCACGGAGGGGGTTGCCCGGCAGGCGGCCGACAACCTGGCCCTGGGGACGCGTCCCCGCGCCCTGACCGTGAACCGTGCGGGTGTCTTCCCCCGGGAGATCACCCCCAAGCAGATCGCGGCAGAGGTGCGGAAGCGCGAAGCCACCAAGTTCAACTGGCCGCAGTACAGCGAGCGCGAACTGGGCCCTTACAAGCCCAGCGGGCTGCGTGGCGCCACGATGCCCGGGGCCAAGCTGCCCGGCGCTGACCTCGCCGAGTTTGACCTGACCGGTGCCAAGCTGCCCAAGGCCGTGCTGGACGGGGCCGACGTCAACAGCGCCAGGCTTAACGGTGCCGACCTGCGGGGGGCCTCCCTGAAGGGCACCAATGCGCAGGAGGCGCGTTTCAGGAAGGCCGACCTGACCGGCACGGACTTCAGCGGCGCCAACCTGAAGCACGCTGACTTCGAAGGCTCGCAGGTGGGCGCGGCCATCGGCATCGAGAAGGCCAACCTCATGGGCGCGCAGATGCCTGGCGCGAAGCTCCCCGGTCGCAACCTCACCAAGAAAGAGCTCGACTTCATCAACCTGAACGACGCGGATCTCCGCCGCGCGGACCTGCGCGGCTCCACGGCGTGGGAAGCGGAGCTTCGCAAGGCCAACATGACGGGCGCCAAACTCGACGACGTGAACCTCGACGCGGCGGATCTGCGGGGCGCCAACCTGACGGACGCCAGCATGCGCCACACGAAGATGAACGCAAAGACCCGCCTCGACGGCGCCATCATCAACGACGGCAGCCAGAGCTACGTGCTGCACGACCGGGAGGCGCTGCGTCGGCACAAGCCCCTGCTGACGCCCTTCGAGCCGGGCTGGCAGGAGGGCGCGCCCGGCTCGCTCTGA
- a CDS encoding transcriptional regulator has product MEIKPIRTDADHDRALQEIERLWGAPEGTDEGDRLEVWVTLVEAWERSHVAPPAVDPIAAIEFRLEQLGLDAKALNGVIGSRSRVYEVLKGERQLTLPMIRRLVERLGIPAEILIRAPGGGRNEVA; this is encoded by the coding sequence ATGGAGATTAAGCCCATCCGGACGGACGCCGATCACGATCGGGCCCTTCAAGAAATCGAACGCCTGTGGGGGGCGCCCGAAGGAACGGACGAGGGCGACCGTTTGGAGGTATGGGTCACGCTGGTCGAGGCTTGGGAACGGTCACACGTGGCCCCCCCCGCGGTCGACCCCATTGCGGCGATCGAATTTCGCCTCGAGCAGTTGGGCCTCGACGCCAAGGCGTTGAACGGTGTCATTGGCTCACGGAGCCGAGTCTACGAGGTGCTCAAGGGGGAGCGGCAGCTGACGCTGCCGATGATCCGTCGGCTGGTCGAGAGGTTGGGAATCCCCGCCGAGATCCTGATCCGTGCTCCAGGTGGCGGGCGAAACGAAGTCGCCTAG
- a CDS encoding type II toxin-antitoxin system HigB family toxin, whose product MRVIAYKTLTRFLTGLAGRAEQDAVAGALGAWYEEVRRATWKTPADVKLAYRNASIVGSDRLVFNIKGNDFRLVVAVDYGRQIVFVKWFGTHEAYDRIDVRTVSYGD is encoded by the coding sequence ATGCGGGTCATCGCATACAAGACGTTGACGAGATTCCTGACTGGGCTGGCCGGGCGGGCGGAGCAAGACGCAGTGGCAGGCGCTCTCGGCGCCTGGTACGAGGAGGTCAGACGGGCAACCTGGAAAACCCCCGCCGATGTGAAGCTCGCTTATCGCAACGCCAGCATCGTGGGCAGCGATCGCCTGGTGTTCAACATCAAGGGCAACGACTTTCGATTGGTGGTCGCGGTGGATTACGGCCGGCAGATTGTTTTCGTGAAGTGGTTCGGCACCCACGAGGCGTATGATCGCATTGACGTGAGGACGGTCAGCTATGGAGATTAA